From the genome of Halobacteriovorax marinus SJ:
GCCAGACCCGCAAATCCTGCTCCAATCACAAAGGCCATTGTCTTATACTTGAAAGTATAAATTCCCATTGAGTCGGCCGCGATTTCATCTTCTCTAATACTGATGATGGCCCTTCCATGAGTTCCTCTCATAATATTTGTAATGATAAGTACGGTGATGATAACAAAGAGATAAACCCAGTAGAAATTTGATATCTTTGGAATACCACTAAAGCCTCTCGGTCCACCAATGGCGTCAGTATTCATAATGACAATTCTAATAATTTCACCAAAGCCTAGAGTTGCAATGGCCAAGTAATCGCCTCTTAGTCTAAGACATGGGACACCGATGATGAGTCCCGCTATGGCCGCGACAATGAAGCCAATAATACAACCTGCTATAAGTGTAAGCGACGGCGGTAGTCCTAGGTTTGAAAAAACTGTAAATGAAGCCGCTGTATAAGCTCCCACTGCCCAAAAACCAGCGTGACCTAAACTAAATTGTCCGCATATACCATTAATGAGATTAAGTGAAACTGAGAGAATAATATTAACTCCACAGAGGATACTTAAGTGGATAATTAAATCTAACATTAAACTTTCTCCTTTCTATTCTTTCCAAGAATTCCGGCAGGCTTAACTAGGAGGATTAGAATTAAGATTAAAAAGGCGATTCCATCTCTATAAGTGGACTCCCAAAAACCTACTACTAAGTTCTCGGCCACTCCAAGAGTAAGACCTCCAATAACGGCACCAGGAATGATTCCAATACCTCCAAGAACTGCAGCGATAAAAGCCTTTAGTCCCGGTATTAGTCCCATCATTGGCTCAACTGTACTGTAGTACATTCCAACTAGAACTCCCGCAGCACCGGCCATGGCCGCACCAACAAAGAAAGTGAATGAGATTATTTTATTTGTATCAATACCCATTAACTCTGCAGCGTCGTGATTATAACTAGTCGCCTTCATGGCCTTACCAATTCTTGTTTTATTAACGAGCCACCAAAGAAAGATCATTAGGATAAAAGTTGAAACAAGAATAATGACCTGAATATTTGAAATCATTAATTCTCCAACAAACCAAGTATGTTGCTTAATGGCCGTAGGAAAGGCCTTGGCGTCAGCGCCTATAACTAATTGTCCTGTATACTGAAAAAAGAGAGAGGTTCCCAGTGCTGTAATTAGGGCCGGGATTCTTCCCGCTGATCGGATCGGTCGATAGACAATCCTCTCAATGATGACTGCGATGACTCCAGCACCTACCATTGCAATTGGAAAGGCCAGTGTTAGAGGAACACCAGCGGCAATAGTATAGAAACCAATAAAACCACCAATCATATAGAACTCGCCATGGGCGAAGTTGATTAACTTTATAATTCCATAAACCATAGTGTAGCCCAGGGCAATTAGGGCATAGATGCTACCTTGGGTGAGTCCATTTAATAGGTACTGACCAAGGTCCCAGAAAAAATACATTGTATCTTCACTCATTATTTAACCTTCATAAAATAAAAGGCCCAATCATTGGGCCCTTAGATAATTTAAAAATGTAATTAAGGATTTACCTTCGTGTTGAAAACGTTTCCACTAGGAGTCGTCTCAAGAACAACAGCACTCTTACTTGCGTTTCTATTGCCATCGATTGTGATTGCACCAGTTACTCCAACAAAACCTTTTGTCGCCAAAATAGCCGCTTGAATATCTGATCTCTTTGTTGATTTTGCATTTGAAATGGCATTGGCCATTACTAGGATTCCGTCATAACCAAGGGCCGCCATTACTCCTGGCTTTTGTCCGTAAGCAGCTTCATATTCCTTAACGAAGGCCTGAACTCTTGGATCTTTATCATCAGGCGCAAAGTGTGAACTGATATAATTTCCACTTACTGCTGCTCCAGCTAGCTTTTGAAGAGTAGGTGAGTCCCAACCGTCTCCACCTAGGAAAGGCATATTTAATCCCATCTGACGAGCTTGCTTAAGGATAAGTCCAACTTCAGTATAGTAACCAGGAAGAAAGATTGCATCTGGCTTTGTTCTTTTAATTTTTCTAAGAAGTGATCTAAAGTCAGTATCTTTTTGAATATAAGCAAAGTCTTCGTCAGAAACGAGCTTTCCACCTAATTCCTTAAATTTCTTTTTGAATACTTTAGAGAGACCCTTAGAGTAGTCAGATGAATTATCAATGATAATGGCCATCTTTCTCTTCTTTAAATTCTCATATGCAAACTTTGCCATAACCACACCTTGAAAGGCATCAGTAAAACAAGTTCTAGAGATGTAATCACCAGTCATTGTAACTTTTTCGTTAGTCGAAGCTGGTGTAAGTAGAGGAACTTTATTTGTTTGAGCAATAGGTGCTCCGGCAAGAGTATTTGATGAGGCCACTGAACCAATGATAGCATCAACTTGATCTGAATTAATAAGCTTAGTAACAGCGTTAGCAGATTCCTGAGGCTCACTCTTATTGTCTTCAACTGTTAAGTTGATTGAGACCTTAC
Proteins encoded in this window:
- a CDS encoding branched-chain amino acid ABC transporter permease; its protein translation is MLDLIIHLSILCGVNIILSVSLNLINGICGQFSLGHAGFWAVGAYTAASFTVFSNLGLPPSLTLIAGCIIGFIVAAIAGLIIGVPCLRLRGDYLAIATLGFGEIIRIVIMNTDAIGGPRGFSGIPKISNFYWVYLFVIITVLIITNIMRGTHGRAIISIREDEIAADSMGIYTFKYKTMAFVIGAGFAGLAGALYAHYTQFLHPNGFTFMMSVIILLMVILGGLGSITGSIVGAIILTLLPEVLRLMGETISEWRMVIYSVLLITLMLLRPGGIFGKHEFNPILFFKKLRGAK
- a CDS encoding branched-chain amino acid ABC transporter permease encodes the protein MSEDTMYFFWDLGQYLLNGLTQGSIYALIALGYTMVYGIIKLINFAHGEFYMIGGFIGFYTIAAGVPLTLAFPIAMVGAGVIAVIIERIVYRPIRSAGRIPALITALGTSLFFQYTGQLVIGADAKAFPTAIKQHTWFVGELMISNIQVIILVSTFILMIFLWWLVNKTRIGKAMKATSYNHDAAELMGIDTNKIISFTFFVGAAMAGAAGVLVGMYYSTVEPMMGLIPGLKAFIAAVLGGIGIIPGAVIGGLTLGVAENLVVGFWESTYRDGIAFLILILILLVKPAGILGKNRKEKV
- a CDS encoding ABC transporter substrate-binding protein, with product MIKKSHLTKLFTIGALALSLAPVSIAAKREVKIGAVFPMTGPVATYGQESVNGIKLALKKINQEGKVSINLTVEDNKSEPQESANAVTKLINSDQVDAIIGSVASSNTLAGAPIAQTNKVPLLTPASTNEKVTMTGDYISRTCFTDAFQGVVMAKFAYENLKKRKMAIIIDNSSDYSKGLSKVFKKKFKELGGKLVSDEDFAYIQKDTDFRSLLRKIKRTKPDAIFLPGYYTEVGLILKQARQMGLNMPFLGGDGWDSPTLQKLAGAAVSGNYISSHFAPDDKDPRVQAFVKEYEAAYGQKPGVMAALGYDGILVMANAISNAKSTKRSDIQAAILATKGFVGVTGAITIDGNRNASKSAVVLETTPSGNVFNTKVNP